In one Candidatus Roizmanbacteria bacterium CG_4_9_14_0_2_um_filter_38_17 genomic region, the following are encoded:
- a CDS encoding multidrug ABC transporter ATP-binding protein: MIKLKNVSKQFGQVTAVDNVSFSIGKGEVVGFLGPNGAGKTTTMRMLTGFARPSSGEVSVGTVNPDKDRVKAAKLIGYLPENNPLYSEMTVEEYLRFIASTKTSSPNTKNIIKVCGVEEKLKHKIENLSRGYKQRVGLAASIIGNPEILILDEPTSGLDPNQVVEIRGLIKELGKKKTVILSTHILQEVEAMCSRVIIINKGSIVYDDKVPKRKGKLEKIFHDVTMK, encoded by the coding sequence ATGATCAAACTTAAGAATGTGTCTAAACAATTTGGTCAAGTTACCGCTGTAGACAATGTATCTTTCAGTATAGGTAAAGGAGAGGTGGTCGGGTTCTTGGGTCCCAATGGCGCAGGTAAAACAACCACTATGCGCATGCTCACCGGATTTGCCCGCCCTTCCTCAGGAGAGGTGTCTGTGGGCACTGTAAATCCAGATAAAGACCGCGTTAAAGCTGCCAAGCTCATTGGCTACCTGCCAGAAAATAACCCTCTGTATAGCGAAATGACTGTGGAGGAATATCTTAGATTTATAGCATCAACAAAAACCAGTTCCCCAAATACCAAAAACATAATAAAAGTTTGCGGTGTAGAAGAAAAACTTAAACATAAGATAGAAAATCTTTCCCGAGGATATAAACAAAGAGTAGGACTGGCCGCTTCCATCATAGGAAATCCAGAGATATTAATTCTTGATGAACCCACTTCTGGTCTTGACCCTAATCAGGTGGTAGAAATAAGGGGATTAATCAAAGAGTTGGGTAAGAAAAAGACCGTTATTCTCTCCACGCATATCTTACAAGAGGTTGAGGCGATGTGTTCAAGAGTGATTATTATAAATAAAGGCTCTATTGTTTATGACGATAAAGTTCCAAAAAGAAAAGGTAAACTTGAAAAAATATTCCACGACGTGACAATGAAATGA
- a CDS encoding thioredoxin reductase: protein MNTEPLDVIIIGAGPAGLTASIYCSCFHLSHIIIGKTVGGQLQLAPDILNYPGFEDITGKELTERMVKQAAKRAKEVDADVNGELIEDEVIRIEQIKDHKFKIQTYKGEAFTCKSIILATGMERRKLNIPGEVEYTGKGVLYCATCEKQDYKGQICAVVGGANSAVQAAVQVAQVASKVYLIYRGSELRGDPVWLDQVEKSKNITVICNALVEKISGSDKELTGVNIFIKGNSDSKKQEIKLNKLFIEIGGVPGSALMIPIGVKMDKGGYVHVNQTLETNVPGVFAAGDLIHYGFSIEQIASAVGLGARAAATAFTYLKEDKSAPSVWGKSQIKR from the coding sequence ATGAATACTGAACCATTAGATGTAATCATAATAGGAGCGGGTCCAGCTGGATTAACGGCTTCTATCTACTGTTCTTGTTTTCATCTTTCTCATATTATTATTGGCAAAACCGTTGGCGGTCAACTCCAGCTAGCTCCAGATATCCTAAACTATCCTGGCTTTGAAGATATTACTGGAAAAGAGTTAACGGAGCGCATGGTCAAGCAAGCGGCAAAGCGCGCAAAAGAAGTGGACGCTGATGTAAACGGAGAGCTCATCGAAGATGAAGTCATTAGAATAGAGCAAATTAAGGATCATAAGTTCAAAATCCAAACATATAAAGGCGAAGCCTTTACATGTAAGTCTATTATTCTTGCAACAGGGATGGAAAGAAGAAAGCTGAATATTCCTGGCGAAGTAGAGTACACTGGCAAAGGCGTGCTGTATTGTGCAACGTGTGAAAAGCAGGACTACAAGGGACAGATCTGTGCCGTTGTAGGGGGAGCTAACTCGGCTGTTCAGGCGGCTGTGCAGGTTGCCCAGGTTGCCTCCAAGGTTTATCTTATCTACCGAGGTAGTGAGCTTCGAGGAGATCCTGTGTGGCTTGATCAGGTAGAAAAGAGCAAGAATATAACTGTTATATGTAATGCGCTAGTTGAGAAAATATCAGGCTCAGACAAAGAATTAACAGGAGTAAATATATTTATCAAGGGAAATAGTGATAGTAAGAAACAGGAAATTAAACTGAACAAACTTTTTATTGAAATAGGCGGTGTTCCGGGATCTGCACTCATGATCCCCATTGGTGTCAAGATGGACAAGGGGGGATATGTACATGTAAATCAGACTTTAGAGACCAATGTCCCCGGCGTTTTTGCAGCTGGCGACCTGATTCACTACGGCTTTTCTATCGAACAGATAGCCTCAGCTGTGGGCTTAGGCGCGCGCGCGGCTGCCACGGCTTTTACATATCTTAAAGAAGATAAGAGCGCTCCTTCCGTTTGGGGCAAATCACAGATAAAGCGCTAA